A window of the Cystobacter fuscus genome harbors these coding sequences:
- a CDS encoding TonB-dependent receptor, translating into MKSRNNKWLHLALALSLGGSGAAFGADVLTGRIDGRLREAGTQAPLPGAKITLTSPALIGGAKTLATAPDGYFLATDLPPGEYLVQFELEGIKPITRKLVVRQGETSPLNVTWNVESDAEENIVVEYESPGTRPESTQSGAVLSATGQSKIASGRSYQNVTQQVAGVSGGGNPDVRGASSIMNRYLVDGLDITDPVTNTFSANINFDSISSFSIITGGMEAQYNAMGGVINLISAQGSDEFHIDGSLYGNHYSLSLPSQFGANLYEGYKPFNVTVRPPTQSYQGNVNVSGPILKEKLWFALSYQYSNAQASSPAGPPLNLQAPNREYVGHYLRGKLTWAPGPRSRVTLSGLTDPTTIAFADFSGVTANREMPFAARYQSQGGWLGNLTWEYFPTAETTYKAMVGAQTNTIASGPQGIYGGFNLDAIRDAYGNADLTYDPDRPRHRNTTDNTYWYNYGTDSADARYTLSTDLSVAHRTTLFGQRHEAQAGFQGRIIQRRYSYRMPGGRYYVDSGGPAGEAGLCNDLETGVGCDYYYTTPDYNTIERGMGYGLYVQDRWKPVDWITIMPGLRFDHGVTKDASGRVAGQLVGFGPRLGAVLDLTRDSKTIFSAFYGRSNETLSLLGAANASPAATTNYYVYDPDSKTFVYDSSSGGPGATLVDPKNHTAPHSDEILVSLRRQIAKNTGLSVEYTYKQLSNIWDAVEVNQVWDPTGSRVIDYVNGEPTTIYKFTRPDENWIKYQSVDFILDGRPTPELEFYAAYTLSYRYGPGIDSMGQVTDYSQFFNPRQRQFFTGYALGDTRHQIKFQGSYTWKGLSIGPGFTFASGTPLIKGYNTGNLALTGNILRSPVGTTSGTPNDPTQISEFRLPDTLVVNARVSYDFSELTGQKFTLIADAFNVLNLGSGTGLVALDGTGAVNNFGQVSARQQPLRVQLGLRYQY; encoded by the coding sequence ATGAAATCCAGGAACAACAAGTGGTTGCATCTCGCGCTCGCGCTGTCCCTCGGCGGCTCCGGCGCGGCGTTCGGCGCGGACGTCCTCACCGGCCGTATCGACGGCCGGCTGCGCGAGGCGGGCACCCAGGCCCCCCTGCCCGGCGCCAAAATCACCCTCACCTCTCCCGCCCTCATCGGCGGCGCCAAGACGCTCGCCACCGCCCCGGATGGCTACTTCCTCGCCACCGACCTGCCTCCCGGTGAGTACCTCGTCCAGTTCGAGCTCGAGGGCATCAAGCCCATCACCCGCAAGCTCGTGGTTCGCCAGGGTGAGACGAGCCCGTTGAACGTGACGTGGAACGTGGAGTCCGACGCCGAGGAGAACATCGTCGTCGAGTACGAGTCGCCCGGAACCCGTCCCGAGTCCACCCAGTCCGGCGCCGTCCTCTCCGCGACGGGCCAGTCCAAGATCGCCTCGGGCCGCAGCTACCAGAACGTGACCCAGCAGGTGGCCGGTGTGAGCGGCGGCGGCAACCCGGACGTCCGCGGCGCCAGCTCCATCATGAACCGCTACCTGGTGGACGGCCTGGACATCACCGACCCGGTGACCAACACCTTCTCGGCCAACATCAACTTCGACTCCATCTCCTCCTTCTCCATCATCACCGGCGGTATGGAGGCGCAGTACAACGCCATGGGCGGCGTCATCAACCTCATCTCGGCCCAGGGCTCGGATGAGTTCCACATCGACGGCTCGCTCTACGGCAACCACTACAGCCTGTCGCTGCCGTCGCAGTTCGGCGCCAACCTGTACGAGGGCTACAAGCCCTTCAACGTCACCGTCCGCCCGCCCACCCAGAGCTACCAGGGCAACGTCAACGTCAGTGGCCCCATCCTCAAGGAGAAGCTCTGGTTCGCGCTGTCCTACCAGTACAGCAACGCCCAGGCTTCCTCCCCCGCGGGCCCGCCGCTCAACCTCCAGGCGCCCAACCGCGAGTACGTCGGTCACTACTTGCGCGGCAAGCTCACGTGGGCCCCGGGCCCGCGCAGCCGCGTCACCCTGTCCGGCCTGACCGACCCCACCACCATCGCCTTCGCCGACTTCAGCGGAGTCACCGCCAACCGGGAGATGCCGTTCGCCGCCCGCTACCAGTCCCAGGGCGGATGGCTCGGTAACCTCACGTGGGAATACTTCCCCACGGCCGAGACGACCTACAAGGCCATGGTCGGTGCCCAGACGAACACCATCGCCTCCGGGCCCCAGGGCATCTACGGCGGATTCAACCTGGACGCCATCCGGGACGCCTACGGCAATGCGGACCTCACGTACGATCCCGATCGTCCCCGGCACCGCAACACCACCGACAACACGTATTGGTACAACTACGGCACGGATAGCGCGGACGCGCGCTACACGCTGAGCACGGACCTGTCCGTGGCGCATCGCACGACCCTGTTCGGTCAGCGCCACGAGGCCCAGGCCGGCTTCCAGGGCCGCATCATCCAGCGCCGCTACAGCTACAGGATGCCCGGCGGACGCTACTACGTCGACTCGGGCGGTCCCGCGGGCGAGGCCGGTCTGTGCAACGACCTCGAGACGGGCGTCGGCTGCGACTACTACTACACGACCCCCGACTACAACACGATCGAGCGCGGCATGGGCTACGGCCTCTACGTGCAGGATCGCTGGAAGCCGGTGGACTGGATCACCATCATGCCCGGTCTGCGCTTCGACCACGGCGTGACCAAGGACGCCTCGGGCCGCGTGGCCGGCCAGCTCGTGGGCTTCGGTCCCCGCCTGGGCGCGGTGCTCGATCTCACGCGCGACTCGAAGACCATCTTCTCGGCCTTCTACGGTCGCTCCAACGAGACCCTGTCGCTGCTCGGCGCGGCCAACGCCAGCCCCGCCGCCACCACCAACTATTACGTCTACGATCCCGACTCCAAGACGTTCGTCTATGACTCGTCGTCCGGTGGTCCCGGCGCCACCCTGGTGGACCCCAAGAACCACACGGCGCCGCACTCGGACGAAATCCTGGTCAGCCTGCGCCGTCAGATCGCCAAGAACACCGGCCTGTCGGTCGAGTACACCTACAAGCAGCTGTCCAACATCTGGGATGCCGTCGAGGTCAACCAGGTCTGGGATCCGACGGGCTCGCGCGTCATCGACTACGTCAACGGAGAGCCCACCACCATCTACAAGTTCACCCGTCCGGACGAGAACTGGATCAAGTACCAGAGCGTGGACTTCATCCTGGATGGTCGTCCGACGCCCGAGCTGGAGTTCTACGCGGCCTACACGCTGTCCTACCGCTACGGTCCGGGCATCGACTCCATGGGCCAGGTGACGGACTACAGCCAGTTCTTCAACCCGCGCCAGCGTCAGTTCTTCACGGGCTATGCGCTGGGTGACACGCGGCACCAGATCAAGTTCCAGGGTTCCTACACCTGGAAGGGTCTGAGCATCGGACCGGGCTTCACCTTCGCCTCGGGGACGCCGCTCATCAAGGGCTACAACACGGGCAACCTCGCCCTGACCGGCAACATCCTGCGCTCGCCCGTGGGCACCACGTCGGGCACGCCCAACGATCCCACGCAGATCTCCGAGTTCCGCCTGCCGGACACCCTCGTGGTCAACGCACGTGTCAGCTATGACTTCTCGGAGCTGACCGGCCAGAAGTTCACGCTCATCGCCGACGCGTTCAACGTGCTCAACCTCGGCAGCGGCACCGGCCTCGTGGCCCTGGACGGCACGGGTGCGGTGAACAACTTCGGCCAGGTGTCCGCGCGCCAGCAGCCGCTGCGCGTGCAGCTCGGCCTGCGCTACCAGTACTAG
- a CDS encoding tetratricopeptide repeat protein, which translates to MSERNELPRSPTWSTTGASAIPTVQAPSRPAVSEALASHLGALPSAASSPEQDARERIASLEREARALGTEPQAALLFHEMGRLWEDPLKNPRNAAMAYNQAYRIAPRFLSNIRAARRLFADVGNWQMAVQLLEAELNATEEPSERAALFFEKGSLLEERLGRAEEARTAFAQCLELKPRDPALLTQLEALYAARNDHSALVEVYRLLAAALETPALRAHYLTAAGLVLDERLKRTGEAAACFREAFRLDSADPLLLNALKRVAVREGRAEELLEVLTAEAEVLGPQGAPAWLQLCKMYERLGRKEEALAALLDARRVSPNESLILSALANIYETRHRFEELADVLLAWVGCIGDESELVAINLRLAALYEEDLKRDADAIARYQAILARIPGHAAALAGLGKLFFRTRNWEGLVSVFDAEAAATQEPREKAARMYKAAEVMEERLNRQEEAIQRYTACLQVQPGYFPAQKALIGLYERQGRFADLVAMYEQDLLQTQDREQIIDTLNKVAVIHEERLNDLAHAIECMRRILDLAPDHLPSVRNLSRLLERAGNFPELLRNQELEASLVGDTKQVLALYHRNAEILDEHLKDRPGAIAAYERVLTLMPSYLPALKALGRLYAQEGKWEQLIRMYRTEAEFSTNPDAAAALIHKIGELYEHRLKDESQAVASYQEVLTLAPSHFPALRALARLYKAKGAWESLIEVLRSEAANRTDPMERANALYHAATIWEDQLKRPDMAIEVFQEVLRLAPGHTATLRALERLFLADEDVKELVALLDRETQMGQTAGAKVSAYMKLARLYLDHFQEPARAAQCCEAVLALEPGHLSALKTLERIRAGDRARRGELRLRLSELVKDPRLGLALRVNAAADLDKGVDLEALRQAVATNPRDVRLTFGLERALRQAGDAAGLSELYLRRLQVVTDEMERVQLMLRCADLDEGKLNNPLRAEQAYRAVLQLQPQCLPALQGLRRVLARRGDAASARVLLESEANASRDPRGAIESFISAARLAAGALQDADGAISLYRKALERDPLDATATAGLEELLAARGGAGDLALMQERRAEARLAQGDTDAAADALLHAAKTYLTGVGDRARAVALLERTLSLRPTLPEALELRAHLLLEDRRYGEAAATLTQRVELGGDPALVARMHLTLGALYQDHLAEPSHAAVHLHAAREALPHNVEVLERLSTLFLQVRNWTGTMDCLQRLLELELPVADRARHTVTLAQVHEQGLGDLATASVLYRQALDLSPGDMTLVDRLATLYERAGKLPELSQMLETQSTQAQGAGDSKRAVTLRLKVADLSAGPLSEPARAVTLYRQIVETEPGNIAARAALANLYMRDAASAQLAIEEHRQLLRLEPTRVESLHALFRLWEGLKQNDKAFCAASVLHFLRATNEAEAVFYTEMRNRLPLETQERLSVADLDTALTHPSARGPLLEVLRAVGDQLGKLHPPQFELLGVNRKDDKLKPEHAVFKAVRAVAQVFGVEEFEVYQSRRGLLALETGEPLAVCVGQDVVRRFNAREQKFLIGRTVMGLFNKTAVLSKLSRGETLDLFGNSVRIFAPQFTALGRNNEELVKQYRRAYSRKALKALEPAALELGPQSKVELTPILEGLALSADRAGALLCGDVSVGLSLVLKEDPNFANSRLDHTEPLLQALRERADLQQLLSYVLGDDFLRLRQRLGLSLP; encoded by the coding sequence ATGAGCGAGCGCAACGAACTGCCGAGGTCGCCCACCTGGAGCACCACGGGTGCTTCCGCGATCCCCACCGTGCAGGCCCCCTCCCGCCCTGCCGTCTCCGAGGCCCTCGCTTCCCACCTGGGCGCACTGCCGTCCGCCGCCTCCAGCCCCGAGCAGGACGCCCGGGAGCGCATCGCCAGCCTGGAGCGCGAGGCGCGGGCGCTCGGCACCGAGCCCCAGGCCGCCCTGCTCTTCCACGAGATGGGCCGGCTCTGGGAGGACCCGCTCAAGAATCCCCGCAACGCGGCCATGGCCTACAACCAGGCCTACCGGATCGCCCCGCGCTTCCTCTCCAACATCCGCGCCGCGCGCCGCCTCTTCGCCGACGTGGGCAACTGGCAGATGGCCGTGCAGCTGCTCGAGGCGGAGCTGAACGCCACCGAGGAGCCCTCCGAGCGCGCCGCCCTCTTCTTCGAGAAGGGCAGCCTGCTCGAGGAGCGGCTGGGGCGCGCGGAGGAGGCCCGTACCGCCTTCGCCCAGTGTCTGGAGCTCAAGCCGCGGGATCCGGCGCTGCTCACCCAGCTCGAGGCGCTCTACGCCGCGCGCAATGACCACTCCGCGCTCGTGGAGGTGTACCGGCTGCTGGCCGCCGCGCTGGAGACGCCCGCGCTGCGCGCCCACTACCTCACCGCCGCGGGCCTGGTGCTCGACGAGCGCCTCAAGCGCACCGGAGAAGCCGCCGCGTGCTTCCGCGAGGCCTTCCGGCTGGACAGCGCGGATCCCCTGCTGCTCAACGCCCTCAAGCGCGTGGCCGTGCGCGAGGGCCGCGCCGAGGAGCTGCTCGAGGTGCTCACCGCCGAGGCCGAGGTGCTCGGGCCCCAGGGCGCGCCCGCCTGGCTGCAGCTGTGCAAGATGTACGAGCGGCTGGGGCGCAAGGAGGAGGCGCTCGCGGCGCTGCTCGACGCGCGGCGCGTGAGCCCCAACGAGTCGCTCATCCTCTCGGCGCTGGCCAACATCTACGAGACGCGCCACCGCTTCGAGGAGCTGGCGGACGTGCTGCTCGCGTGGGTGGGCTGCATCGGCGACGAGAGCGAGCTGGTGGCCATCAACCTGCGGCTGGCGGCGCTGTACGAGGAGGACCTCAAGCGCGACGCGGACGCCATCGCCCGCTACCAGGCCATCCTCGCGCGCATCCCCGGCCATGCCGCGGCGCTCGCGGGCCTGGGCAAGCTCTTCTTCCGCACCCGCAACTGGGAGGGGCTCGTCTCCGTCTTCGACGCCGAGGCCGCCGCCACCCAGGAGCCCCGCGAGAAGGCCGCGCGCATGTACAAGGCGGCCGAGGTGATGGAGGAGCGGCTCAACCGGCAGGAGGAGGCCATCCAACGCTACACCGCCTGCCTCCAGGTCCAGCCGGGCTACTTCCCCGCCCAGAAGGCCCTCATCGGCCTCTACGAGCGCCAGGGCCGCTTCGCCGATCTCGTGGCCATGTACGAGCAGGATCTGCTGCAGACCCAGGACCGCGAGCAGATCATCGACACGCTCAACAAGGTGGCTGTCATCCACGAGGAGCGGCTCAACGACCTGGCGCACGCCATCGAGTGCATGCGGCGCATCCTCGACCTGGCGCCGGATCATCTGCCCAGCGTGCGCAACCTGTCGCGGCTGCTGGAGCGCGCGGGGAACTTCCCGGAGCTGTTGCGCAACCAGGAGCTGGAGGCGTCGCTGGTGGGAGACACCAAGCAGGTGCTCGCGCTCTACCACCGCAACGCGGAGATCCTCGACGAGCACCTGAAGGATCGCCCCGGCGCCATCGCCGCCTATGAGCGCGTGCTCACGCTGATGCCCTCGTACCTGCCGGCGCTCAAGGCGCTCGGGCGGCTGTACGCGCAGGAGGGCAAGTGGGAGCAGCTCATCCGCATGTACCGCACCGAGGCGGAGTTCTCCACCAACCCGGACGCGGCCGCGGCGCTCATCCACAAGATTGGCGAGCTGTACGAGCACCGCCTCAAGGACGAGAGTCAGGCCGTCGCCTCCTACCAGGAGGTGCTCACGCTGGCCCCCAGCCACTTCCCGGCGCTGCGCGCGCTCGCGCGGCTCTACAAGGCCAAGGGCGCGTGGGAGAGCCTCATCGAGGTGCTGCGCTCGGAGGCCGCCAACCGCACGGATCCCATGGAGCGCGCCAACGCGCTCTACCACGCGGCCACCATCTGGGAGGATCAGCTCAAGCGGCCGGACATGGCCATCGAGGTGTTCCAGGAAGTGCTGCGCCTCGCCCCGGGCCACACCGCCACCCTGCGTGCCCTGGAGCGGCTCTTCCTCGCGGACGAGGACGTGAAGGAGCTGGTGGCGCTGCTGGATCGCGAGACGCAGATGGGCCAGACGGCGGGCGCCAAGGTGTCCGCGTACATGAAGCTCGCGCGGCTCTACCTGGATCACTTCCAGGAGCCGGCGCGCGCGGCCCAGTGCTGCGAGGCGGTGCTCGCGCTGGAGCCCGGCCACCTGTCCGCCCTCAAGACGCTCGAGCGCATCCGCGCGGGAGACCGGGCGCGCCGCGGTGAGCTGCGCCTGCGCCTGTCCGAGCTGGTGAAGGACCCGAGGCTGGGGCTCGCGCTGCGGGTGAACGCCGCGGCGGACCTGGACAAGGGGGTGGACCTCGAGGCGCTGCGGCAGGCGGTGGCGACCAATCCCCGCGACGTGCGGCTCACCTTCGGCCTGGAGCGCGCCCTGCGCCAGGCGGGTGACGCGGCCGGCCTGTCCGAGCTGTACCTGCGCCGGCTCCAGGTGGTGACGGACGAGATGGAGCGCGTGCAGTTGATGCTGCGCTGCGCGGACCTGGACGAGGGCAAGCTGAACAACCCGCTGCGCGCCGAGCAGGCCTACCGCGCGGTGTTGCAGTTGCAGCCGCAGTGTCTGCCCGCGCTTCAGGGTCTGCGGCGCGTGCTGGCCCGCCGGGGCGACGCGGCCTCCGCCCGGGTGTTGCTGGAGAGCGAGGCGAACGCCAGCCGCGATCCCCGCGGTGCCATCGAGTCCTTCATCTCCGCGGCCCGGCTCGCCGCGGGGGCCCTCCAGGACGCGGACGGCGCCATCTCCCTGTACCGCAAGGCGCTCGAGCGCGATCCCCTGGACGCGACGGCGACCGCCGGTCTGGAGGAGCTGCTGGCGGCGAGGGGCGGCGCGGGAGATCTGGCGCTGATGCAGGAGCGGCGCGCCGAGGCGCGGCTGGCCCAGGGCGACACGGACGCGGCCGCCGATGCCCTGCTCCACGCGGCGAAGACGTACCTGACGGGCGTGGGAGACCGGGCACGTGCCGTGGCGCTGCTCGAGCGCACCCTGTCCCTGCGGCCCACGCTCCCGGAGGCCCTGGAGCTGCGCGCGCACCTGTTGCTGGAGGACCGGCGCTACGGTGAGGCCGCCGCCACGCTCACCCAGCGCGTCGAGCTCGGAGGAGATCCCGCGCTCGTGGCGAGGATGCACCTCACGCTGGGCGCGCTGTATCAGGATCACCTGGCCGAGCCGAGCCATGCCGCCGTGCACCTGCACGCCGCGCGCGAGGCCCTGCCGCACAACGTCGAGGTGCTCGAGCGCCTGTCGACGCTCTTCCTCCAGGTGCGCAACTGGACGGGGACGATGGACTGCCTGCAACGGCTGTTGGAGCTGGAGCTGCCGGTGGCCGACCGCGCGCGCCACACGGTGACGCTCGCGCAGGTGCATGAGCAGGGGTTGGGGGATCTCGCCACGGCCTCCGTGCTCTACCGCCAGGCACTGGACCTGAGCCCGGGGGACATGACGCTCGTGGACCGGCTGGCGACGCTGTACGAGCGCGCCGGCAAGCTGCCGGAGCTGTCGCAGATGCTGGAGACCCAGTCCACTCAGGCGCAGGGCGCGGGGGACAGCAAGCGCGCGGTCACGCTGCGGCTGAAGGTGGCCGACCTGAGCGCGGGACCCCTGAGCGAGCCCGCGCGCGCGGTGACGCTCTACCGACAGATCGTGGAGACCGAGCCGGGCAACATCGCGGCGCGCGCGGCGCTCGCCAACCTGTACATGCGCGACGCGGCGTCGGCGCAGCTCGCCATCGAGGAGCACCGGCAGCTCTTGCGCCTGGAGCCCACGCGCGTGGAGAGCCTGCACGCGCTCTTCCGGCTGTGGGAGGGCCTCAAGCAGAACGACAAGGCCTTCTGCGCCGCGTCGGTGCTGCACTTCCTGCGGGCGACGAACGAGGCGGAGGCGGTCTTCTACACGGAGATGCGCAACCGCCTGCCCCTGGAGACGCAGGAGCGGCTGAGCGTGGCGGATCTCGACACGGCGCTCACCCACCCGTCCGCGCGCGGGCCCCTGCTCGAGGTGCTCCGGGCCGTGGGAGATCAGCTCGGCAAGCTGCACCCGCCACAGTTCGAGCTGCTGGGCGTCAACCGCAAGGACGACAAGCTCAAGCCCGAGCACGCCGTGTTCAAGGCCGTGCGCGCCGTGGCGCAGGTGTTCGGCGTGGAGGAGTTCGAGGTGTACCAGTCGCGCCGCGGACTGCTCGCCCTGGAGACGGGAGAGCCGCTCGCGGTGTGCGTGGGCCAGGACGTGGTGCGCCGCTTCAACGCCCGCGAGCAGAAGTTCCTCATCGGCCGCACGGTGATGGGCCTCTTCAACAAGACGGCGGTGCTCTCCAAGCTGTCGCGCGGCGAGACCCTGGATCTGTTCGGCAACTCGGTGCGCATCTTCGCCCCGCAGTTCACGGCGCTGGGGCGCAACAACGAGGAGCTGGTGAAGCAGTACCGCCGCGCCTACTCGCGCAAGGCACTCAAGGCGCTGGAGCCGGCCGCGCTGGAGCTGGGTCCCCAATCCAAGGTGGAGCTGACGCCCATTCTCGAGGGCCTCGCACTGTCGGCGGACCGCGCGGGCGCGCTCCTGTGCGGAGACGTGTCGGTGGGCCTCTCGCTCGTGCTCAAGGAGGATCCGAACTTCGCCAACTCGCGCCTGGACCACACCGAGCCGCTGCTCCAGGCCCTGCGCGAGCGCGCCGATCTGCAGCAATTGCTCTCCTACGTGCTCGGCGACGACTTCCTGCGCCTGCGCCAGCGGCTCGGCCTGTCCCTGCCGTGA
- a CDS encoding type IV pilus twitching motility protein PilT, with product MKLEAVIRLAREQGASDIHLEGDLPLALRVRGALRLVGDAIPAATLLAMARELIGDSDWSEFLARGSHDESRTVEGQRCRINLLRSARGVGFAIRLLSSSQATLKKLNLHPELRRLVESPHGLVLVCGPTGVGKTSTLAALLQEINLHEARHIITVESPIEYALVPRQSFIRQREVGRDTPSFAQALVDALREDPDVLMVGEMREPEVMRLTLNAAETGHLVLATVHSASTSEALQRVVSAFPPEIQGAVCNQLADCLVGVVCQRLRYRPDLGIRIPECEVLMASTQVKSLVRQGFFYKLPSAIETGGADGSWTFTRYGEWLGRKTDWHLPSAAEDAPSEPPAAPVPRLSVPPPARPEPLPRPPASRPKRATREATPSSPPAEEGVFVIQEEKDLTDILRELERGGTGSEE from the coding sequence GTGAAACTCGAAGCCGTCATCCGGCTCGCCCGTGAGCAGGGGGCGAGCGACATCCACCTCGAGGGTGACCTGCCCCTGGCGCTCCGGGTGCGCGGAGCACTGCGGCTCGTCGGGGATGCGATCCCGGCCGCGACGCTCCTCGCGATGGCTCGCGAGCTCATCGGCGACTCGGATTGGTCCGAGTTCCTCGCGCGCGGCTCCCATGATGAGTCGCGCACGGTGGAGGGGCAGCGCTGCCGCATCAACCTCCTGCGCAGCGCTCGAGGCGTGGGCTTCGCCATCCGCCTGCTGTCCTCCTCCCAGGCCACGTTGAAGAAGCTCAACCTCCATCCCGAACTGCGCCGCCTCGTCGAGTCGCCCCACGGCCTCGTCCTGGTGTGTGGTCCCACTGGCGTGGGCAAGACGTCCACGCTCGCGGCGCTGCTGCAGGAAATCAACCTCCACGAGGCCCGGCACATCATCACCGTGGAAAGCCCCATCGAGTACGCCCTGGTGCCGCGCCAGTCCTTCATCCGCCAGCGCGAGGTGGGTCGGGACACGCCGTCCTTCGCCCAGGCGCTCGTGGATGCACTCCGGGAGGATCCAGACGTCCTCATGGTCGGGGAGATGCGCGAGCCGGAGGTGATGCGGCTGACATTGAACGCGGCGGAGACGGGGCACCTGGTGCTCGCGACGGTGCACTCCGCGAGCACCAGCGAGGCGCTCCAGCGCGTGGTGTCCGCTTTCCCCCCGGAGATCCAGGGCGCGGTGTGCAACCAGCTCGCGGACTGCCTCGTCGGTGTGGTGTGCCAGCGATTGCGCTACCGTCCGGACCTGGGCATCCGTATCCCCGAGTGCGAGGTGCTCATGGCCAGCACCCAGGTGAAGAGCCTCGTGCGTCAGGGCTTCTTCTACAAGCTGCCCTCGGCCATCGAGACGGGCGGCGCCGACGGCTCCTGGACGTTCACGCGCTATGGGGAGTGGCTGGGCCGCAAGACGGATTGGCACCTGCCTTCCGCCGCGGAGGACGCGCCCTCCGAGCCTCCCGCCGCGCCCGTTCCGCGGCTCTCCGTGCCGCCTCCGGCCCGGCCCGAGCCCCTCCCACGGCCACCCGCGTCCAGGCCGAAGCGCGCCACGCGGGAGGCCACCCCGTCTTCCCCTCCAGCGGAGGAGGGCGTCTTCGTCATCCAGGAGGAGAAGGACCTGACGGACATCCTCCGGGAGCTCGAGCGCGGGGGCACGGGAAGCGAGGAGTAG
- a CDS encoding Wall-associated protein precursor, whose protein sequence is MLSSLLLVVMMQVACTPGEMSLVCNCKQGMVSACVALVGNDARRAAQVLEEVQAVLEQASLMEGKEEENKKQQLQAAAESLSQALGSSEPPQCKGQNHHLISRPIAKGLEDHATLKGLYQPRDSRFVSRAKDEQSHCGYQDWHRKVDEEVVEWLKEHPKATPKEFMTKLRDIYSRPEMRARFPYGF, encoded by the coding sequence ATGCTCTCGAGCTTGTTGCTGGTGGTGATGATGCAGGTGGCTTGTACGCCCGGCGAGATGTCGCTGGTGTGCAACTGCAAGCAAGGCATGGTGAGTGCCTGCGTGGCTCTCGTGGGGAACGACGCGCGCAGGGCCGCCCAGGTGTTGGAGGAGGTACAGGCGGTACTGGAGCAGGCCTCGCTGATGGAGGGGAAAGAGGAGGAGAACAAGAAGCAGCAACTCCAGGCGGCGGCGGAGTCCTTGTCCCAGGCGCTGGGCTCCTCCGAGCCGCCCCAATGCAAGGGCCAGAATCACCACCTCATCTCCCGGCCCATCGCCAAGGGATTGGAAGACCACGCCACGCTCAAGGGGCTCTACCAACCTCGGGACTCACGTTTCGTTTCTCGGGCCAAGGACGAGCAATCGCACTGTGGCTACCAGGACTGGCACCGCAAAGTGGACGAAGAAGTCGTTGAGTGGCTCAAGGAGCACCCCAAGGCAACACCCAAGGAGTTCATGACCAAGTTGCGTGACATCTACAGCCGCCCGGAGATGAGAGCGAGGTTCCCCTATGGCTTCTGA